The following are encoded in a window of Spiroplasma tabanidicola genomic DNA:
- the dnaB gene encoding replicative DNA helicase: MNENLDLNSQTVLLDSEKAVLAIAMHSPKVNFEILTQLEANDFSIEPHRMIFEAIRDLNQNSQNPTITKIADHLQQKKQLEQVGGIEYIGEVSSYFYTDEGFEDYVEIVFKNSIGRQLDRAVNEVKRLREAKSPIDEIFLVAQQKILDIKTEIQKDDAQAIKETVVDVVKKIHDLQNTGSSINGVASGFKDLDNITNGWQKGDFVILAARPSMGKTAFALNLAINAAERKKGVVFFSLEMPKEQLVQRVLSSVSAVDSSSLRTAQNLTESVWKRITNGAEQIKKLNIVIDDSPGLNVMQIQSKLRKLKRDFEIDICFIDYLQLISSMQSRMDNRQNEVAAISRHLKKIARELNIPIVCLSQLSRSVEKREEKVPLMSDLRDSGAIEQDADIIMFLYRKAYYEKKEYEVFDDSQNDETDVIISKHRNGATGVIKVNFLRNYGKFTDRSKNS, encoded by the coding sequence ATGAATGAAAATTTAGATTTAAATTCACAAACAGTTCTTTTAGATTCAGAAAAAGCAGTTCTAGCAATCGCAATGCATTCACCAAAAGTTAATTTTGAAATATTAACTCAGCTAGAAGCAAACGATTTTTCAATTGAACCGCATAGAATGATTTTTGAAGCTATTAGAGATTTAAATCAAAATAGTCAAAATCCTACAATCACAAAAATTGCAGATCATTTACAACAAAAAAAACAACTAGAACAAGTTGGTGGAATTGAATACATTGGAGAAGTTTCAAGTTACTTTTATACAGATGAAGGTTTTGAAGATTATGTTGAAATAGTTTTTAAAAACTCAATCGGAAGACAACTTGATAGAGCTGTTAATGAAGTTAAAAGATTAAGAGAAGCAAAATCTCCTATTGATGAAATATTTTTAGTTGCTCAACAAAAAATATTAGATATAAAAACTGAAATTCAAAAGGATGATGCTCAGGCAATTAAAGAAACCGTTGTTGATGTAGTTAAAAAAATTCATGACTTACAAAATACAGGAAGTTCAATTAATGGAGTTGCATCAGGTTTTAAAGATTTAGATAATATTACAAATGGATGGCAAAAAGGTGATTTTGTTATTTTGGCCGCAAGACCAAGTATGGGAAAAACTGCTTTTGCTTTAAATTTAGCAATAAATGCAGCAGAAAGAAAAAAAGGAGTAGTTTTTTTCTCGTTAGAAATGCCAAAAGAACAATTAGTTCAAAGAGTGTTATCATCTGTCTCTGCAGTTGATTCTTCATCACTAAGAACTGCTCAAAACTTAACAGAATCTGTTTGAAAAAGAATAACAAATGGAGCTGAGCAAATAAAAAAGTTAAATATTGTGATTGATGACTCACCAGGATTAAATGTGATGCAAATTCAATCAAAATTAAGAAAATTAAAAAGAGACTTTGAAATCGATATATGCTTTATAGATTATTTACAATTGATTTCATCAATGCAAAGTAGAATGGATAATCGTCAAAATGAAGTTGCTGCAATTTCTAGGCACTTAAAAAAAATAGCAAGAGAACTAAACATACCAATAGTGTGTTTATCGCAACTATCACGTAGTGTAGAAAAGAGAGAAGAAAAAGTTCCTTTAATGTCAGATTTAAGAGATTCGGGAGCCATAGAACAAGATGCAGATATAATAATGTTTTTATATAGAAAAGCATATTATGAAAAGAAAGAATATGAAGTTTTTGATGATAGTCAAAATGACGAAACAGATGTAATCATTTCAAAACACAGAAATGGTGCAACAGGTGTAATTAAAGTTAACTTCTTAAGAAATTATGGTAAGTTCACTGATAGATCAAAAAATTCATAA
- a CDS encoding uracil-DNA glycosylase — protein sequence MEDLLKDIKKSWALVFNHYEIKNGISAVINKISDFNNVYPKKEDIFKVFKLLDFENVKVIILGQDPYHTKNVANGIAFSANKSAKTPQSLRNIFKELKNDLYIDHFDNNDLSEWVKQGVLLINTSLTVVESNPGSHADYGWKEIVLKIIKFLYNKNKNIIFCLWGNFAKNLYNNLNINSDYVIISAHPSPFSYKRGFANSKPFSRINSFLDNLGLEVIDWSR from the coding sequence ATGGAAGATTTATTAAAAGATATTAAAAAAAGTTGAGCTTTAGTTTTTAACCATTATGAAATTAAAAATGGCATTAGTGCAGTGATTAATAAAATTAGTGATTTTAATAATGTTTATCCAAAAAAAGAAGATATATTTAAAGTTTTTAAGTTGCTTGATTTTGAAAATGTAAAAGTAATTATTTTAGGGCAAGATCCATATCACACAAAAAATGTTGCAAACGGGATTGCATTTAGTGCAAATAAAAGCGCAAAAACACCACAAAGCTTAAGAAACATTTTTAAAGAGTTAAAAAATGATCTATATATTGATCATTTTGATAATAATGACTTATCTGAGTGAGTGAAGCAAGGTGTTTTATTAATTAATACATCATTAACAGTGGTTGAATCAAACCCTGGATCACATGCGGATTATGGTTGAAAAGAGATTGTTCTTAAAATAATAAAATTTTTATACAATAAAAATAAAAATATAATTTTTTGTTTATGAGGAAATTTTGCAAAAAACTTATATAATAATCTTAATATAAATAGTGATTATGTGATTATTAGTGCACACCCTTCACCGTTTAGTTATAAAAGAGGTTTTGCAAATTCAAAACCCTTTTCTAGAATAAATTCATTCCTAGATAATCTTGGATTAGAAGTTATAGATTGAAGCAGATAA
- the cysS gene encoding cysteine--tRNA ligase, with amino-acid sequence MYDSLSGELKTIDESKVRIYTCGPTVYNYIHIGNARPLILSDLIVRFLEFKDIKYKYLLNITDIDDKIIDKAIAEGVSEIDIAKKYSEAFLKDLEDLNIKLPTKVIPISSKLLEIIDFIEVLIDKKHAYEVDGNVYFDISSLANKYGELSKQKKEELNIGARVEEDKNKKNPDDFVLWKKTDKGKKWLAKWSYGRPGWHTECALLIDNFFTKTLDIHIGGIDLKFPHHENERIQYIAKNNKEVAWVWAHNGHLSINNEKMSKSLGNTILVKDFIKKYGANVLRFMYLNSNYRQPLNINQQTIDQAIDWNTKVLNLLKTANWKIAINEITLNNETPIDDNFDSYKYITKFKEFMNNNLNTPMIITLLDEMAKNINKQFKNKVLDRTLDKFNAILSTLGFKYELPKIDKKTQAKLKEWLESVANKDFENADNLRDVLKEGGII; translated from the coding sequence ATGTATGACTCCCTTTCTGGTGAATTAAAAACAATTGATGAATCAAAAGTTCGTATTTATACTTGTGGACCAACAGTTTATAATTATATTCATATTGGAAATGCAAGACCTTTAATATTATCTGATTTAATTGTAAGATTTTTAGAATTTAAAGATATTAAGTATAAATATTTATTAAATATAACAGATATAGATGACAAAATAATTGATAAAGCTATAGCAGAAGGAGTATCTGAAATTGATATTGCAAAAAAGTATAGCGAAGCCTTTTTAAAAGATTTAGAAGATTTAAATATAAAATTACCAACTAAAGTAATACCTATTTCTTCAAAATTATTAGAAATAATTGATTTTATTGAAGTTTTAATAGATAAAAAGCATGCCTATGAAGTTGATGGTAATGTTTATTTTGATATTTCTTCATTAGCAAACAAATATGGAGAATTATCAAAACAAAAAAAAGAAGAATTAAATATCGGTGCTAGAGTTGAAGAGGATAAAAATAAAAAAAATCCTGATGACTTTGTTTTATGAAAAAAAACAGATAAAGGAAAAAAGTGACTAGCAAAATGAAGTTATGGTAGACCAGGATGACATACTGAGTGTGCTTTATTAATAGATAATTTCTTTACAAAAACTTTAGATATTCATATTGGAGGAATTGATTTAAAATTCCCTCATCATGAAAACGAGCGAATTCAATATATAGCAAAAAACAATAAAGAAGTTGCATGAGTTTGAGCACACAATGGTCACTTATCAATTAATAATGAAAAAATGTCTAAATCATTAGGCAATACAATTTTAGTTAAAGATTTTATAAAAAAATATGGAGCAAATGTGTTAAGATTTATGTATTTAAATTCTAACTACAGACAACCATTAAATATTAATCAACAAACAATTGATCAAGCAATTGATTGAAATACAAAAGTATTAAATCTTTTAAAAACTGCAAACTGAAAAATTGCTATTAATGAAATTACATTAAATAACGAAACACCAATTGATGATAATTTTGATTCATACAAGTACATAACAAAGTTTAAAGAATTTATGAATAATAATTTAAATACACCAATGATCATAACGCTACTTGATGAAATGGCAAAAAATATTAATAAGCAATTTAAAAATAAGGTTTTAGATAGAACTTTAGATAAATTTAACGCTATTTTAAGTACACTTGGTTTTAAATATGAACTACCAAAAATTGATAAAAAAACACAAGCTAAATTAAAAGAGTGATTAGAATCAGTTGCTAATAAAGATTTTGAAAATGCAGATAATTTAAGAGATGTTTTGAAAGAAGGAGGAATTATTTAA
- the rlmB gene encoding 23S rRNA (guanosine(2251)-2'-O)-methyltransferase RlmB → MPNLVFGKKNIFSIIKNFPSLVEKIYVVKGFLFDNEIFEVVKTKNLKLEFIENQKFQKILNQKVNHQNIIAYVKDFEYSQLQDLISNKENQTILVLDRVQDPNNFGAIIRSAVLFGVDGIVILDRNQVDVTAAVLKTSAGTAYEIAIAKVANLANALNVLKQKGFWVYASYLSNDATNIADLKFENKKVILIGSEGKGLSNKLVSHSDFKFKINTTNIIDSLNVSVATGIILFKASLD, encoded by the coding sequence ATGCCAAATTTAGTTTTTGGAAAGAAAAACATTTTTAGCATTATTAAAAATTTTCCTAGTTTAGTTGAAAAAATATATGTTGTTAAAGGGTTTTTATTTGATAATGAAATTTTTGAAGTTGTAAAAACTAAAAATTTAAAATTAGAATTCATTGAAAACCAAAAGTTTCAGAAAATATTAAATCAAAAAGTAAATCATCAAAATATTATTGCTTATGTAAAAGACTTTGAATATAGTCAATTACAAGATTTAATAAGTAATAAAGAAAATCAAACAATTTTAGTTTTGGATAGAGTGCAAGATCCTAATAACTTTGGGGCAATTATAAGAAGTGCTGTTTTATTTGGAGTTGATGGAATAGTTATTTTAGACAGAAATCAAGTAGATGTAACAGCTGCAGTTTTAAAAACTTCAGCAGGAACAGCATACGAAATTGCCATTGCAAAAGTTGCAAACTTAGCAAATGCACTTAATGTATTAAAACAAAAAGGTTTTTGAGTTTATGCATCTTATTTATCAAATGATGCAACAAATATTGCTGATTTAAAATTTGAAAACAAAAAAGTAATTTTAATAGGAAGTGAAGGCAAAGGTTTATCAAATAAACTAGTAAGTCACTCTGATTTTAAATTTAAAATTAACACAACAAATATTATTGATTCACTAAATGTATCTGTTGCTACTGGTATAATTCTTTTTAAAGCAAGTCTTGACTAG
- the rpmG gene encoding 50S ribosomal protein L33: MAISSNKKILLVCEECLSRNYSLQKSTISQRDRLVIKKFCNKCNLRTVHKESR, from the coding sequence ATGGCAATTTCATCAAATAAAAAAATCTTGTTAGTTTGTGAAGAATGCCTATCAAGAAATTATAGCTTACAAAAAAGCACTATTTCGCAAAGAGATAGATTAGTTATTAAAAAGTTTTGTAATAAGTGTAATTTAAGAACTGTTCATAAGGAGTCAAGATAG
- the secE gene encoding preprotein translocase subunit SecE: MKDKEKDLDLKAQKKAEKEKTKALKAEAKAKEKAEFQKIYDALDADKGLTKEEKIKKARAAKVKEHRKKINVKLALKETPIKMLKEINKIKWSGRANLGQKFSWVIIFLLIFILFFYGVDTGLRYLFAEIKII; the protein is encoded by the coding sequence ATGAAAGATAAAGAAAAAGATCTAGATTTAAAAGCTCAAAAGAAAGCTGAAAAAGAAAAAACTAAGGCATTAAAAGCAGAGGCTAAAGCAAAAGAAAAAGCTGAATTCCAAAAAATTTATGATGCACTTGATGCAGATAAAGGTTTAACAAAAGAAGAAAAAATTAAAAAAGCAAGAGCGGCAAAAGTTAAAGAACATCGTAAAAAAATTAATGTTAAATTAGCTTTAAAAGAAACTCCTATTAAAATGCTTAAAGAAATTAATAAAATAAAATGAAGCGGAAGAGCAAATTTAGGTCAAAAATTTTCTTGAGTTATAATATTTTTATTGATATTTATTTTGTTCTTTTATGGTGTAGATACAGGATTAAGATATTTATTTGCAGAGATAAAAATTATTTAG
- the nusG gene encoding transcription termination/antitermination protein NusG has protein sequence MENKEISSLTEELESFKGQWFVINCNSGHEDRVRGDLLQKIETSGLENVIFDIRISKSQFMGKNNKLTDKNKYPGYLFINMLMTDETWFIVRNTPGVNGFIGSSGKGAKPFPITAEEVARVLYSQTENAKQQGQKATQTTQPKKEKVLYTADFKVKDVVIVKEGPFANTEGQVLEMDYEKGVAVVNIELFGRITPTEFEFLNLDLAYKA, from the coding sequence ATGGAAAATAAAGAAATATCATCCCTTACTGAAGAGTTAGAGTCTTTTAAGGGTCAGTGATTTGTTATAAATTGTAATAGTGGACATGAAGACCGTGTTAGAGGAGATTTATTACAAAAAATAGAAACTTCAGGTTTGGAAAATGTTATTTTTGACATTAGAATTTCTAAGTCTCAATTTATGGGGAAAAATAATAAATTAACAGATAAAAATAAATACCCAGGTTATTTATTTATTAATATGTTAATGACTGATGAAACTTGATTTATAGTACGAAACACTCCAGGGGTAAATGGGTTTATTGGATCTTCTGGAAAAGGAGCAAAACCTTTTCCAATAACAGCAGAAGAAGTGGCTAGAGTTTTATATAGTCAAACAGAAAACGCAAAACAACAAGGACAAAAAGCAACTCAAACAACTCAACCAAAAAAAGAAAAGGTTTTATATACAGCTGATTTCAAAGTAAAAGATGTGGTTATTGTAAAAGAAGGTCCTTTTGCTAATACTGAAGGTCAAGTATTAGAAATGGATTATGAAAAGGGAGTTGCTGTAGTAAATATTGAGTTATTCGGAAGAATCACTCCAACAGAATTTGAATTTTTGAACCTTGATTTAGCTTACAAAGCATAG
- a CDS encoding peptidylprolyl isomerase, whose protein sequence is MKTVKIKIILEDGRIMDAELYPQLAPLSVENFVNLVKQKYYDGLIFHRVIKGFMIQGGGFNIEMQEKEDLQPIKGEFSSNGWKDNLKLKHEQGVLSMARTNDPNSATSQFFIVTGEAGFLDGQYATFGKLIGQKSLEVARQIENVETISIDFYDDVPKTPVIIKTIELLY, encoded by the coding sequence TTGAAAACAGTTAAGATTAAAATTATTTTAGAAGACGGAAGAATTATGGATGCTGAATTGTATCCGCAATTAGCTCCTTTAAGTGTTGAAAACTTTGTAAATTTAGTAAAACAAAAGTATTATGACGGATTGATTTTCCACAGAGTTATTAAAGGATTTATGATTCAAGGAGGAGGCTTTAATATTGAAATGCAAGAAAAAGAAGATTTACAACCAATTAAAGGTGAATTTTCAAGCAATGGATGAAAAGACAACTTAAAATTGAAACATGAACAAGGTGTTTTATCTATGGCAAGAACTAATGATCCAAACAGTGCTACAAGTCAATTCTTTATAGTTACTGGTGAAGCTGGTTTTTTAGATGGACAATACGCTACTTTTGGAAAACTTATTGGGCAAAAAAGTTTAGAAGTCGCAAGACAAATTGAAAATGTAGAAACAATAAGTATTGACTTTTACGATGATGTACCAAAAACTCCAGTTATAATAAAAACAATTGAACTATTATATTAA
- the rplK gene encoding 50S ribosomal protein L11, translating to MAKKITRIAKLEFMAMQAKPGAELASLGINMPQFTQQFNDATKERAGEVVPVVITAYDDKSFDFVLKTTPAAFLLKKAANISKGSKNSGKEVVATISAEEVRKIAEYKMVDLNATTIEAAMRIIEGSARNMGIKVEGMPEKEGKK from the coding sequence GTGGCAAAGAAAATCACACGTATAGCAAAACTTGAATTTATGGCAATGCAAGCAAAACCAGGAGCTGAATTAGCTTCATTAGGAATTAACATGCCGCAATTCACACAACAATTTAATGATGCCACTAAAGAAAGAGCTGGTGAAGTAGTACCAGTTGTTATTACAGCATATGATGATAAATCATTTGACTTTGTATTAAAAACTACTCCTGCAGCATTTTTATTAAAAAAAGCTGCAAATATTAGTAAAGGAAGTAAAAATTCTGGAAAAGAAGTAGTAGCAACAATTTCAGCAGAGGAAGTAAGAAAAATAGCAGAATACAAAATGGTTGACTTAAATGCTACAACTATTGAAGCTGCAATGAGAATAATTGAAGGATCAGCAAGAAATATGGGTATAAAAGTTGAAGGTATGCCTGAAAAAGAAGGTAAAAAGTAA
- the rplA gene encoding 50S ribosomal protein L1, whose product MPKLSKKLTIANAKVDKAKLYPISEAIKLAKETSITKFDSTVEIAFNLNVDPRHADQQIRGALVLPGGTGKSQKVLVLTKTKVKEAEEAKAEFVGAEELIQKIAKENWFDFDVIVATPEMMAELGKIGKVLGPKGLMPNPKTGTVTLDVKKAVEEIKKGKVEYRTDKEGNIHSILGKVSFKEEDLIKNYQALFEVIKKAKPAAVKGTYIKNISVTTTMGPGIKILMEN is encoded by the coding sequence ATGCCAAAACTAAGTAAAAAATTAACTATAGCGAATGCAAAAGTAGATAAAGCAAAATTATACCCAATTTCTGAAGCTATTAAATTAGCAAAAGAAACTTCAATTACAAAATTTGATTCAACTGTTGAAATAGCGTTTAACTTAAATGTTGACCCAAGACATGCAGATCAACAAATAAGAGGTGCTTTAGTTTTACCTGGTGGAACAGGTAAAAGCCAAAAAGTTTTAGTTTTAACAAAAACTAAGGTTAAAGAAGCTGAAGAAGCAAAAGCTGAGTTTGTTGGTGCAGAAGAACTTATTCAAAAAATAGCAAAAGAAAACTGATTTGATTTTGATGTAATAGTTGCTACTCCTGAAATGATGGCTGAACTTGGAAAAATAGGTAAAGTATTGGGACCGAAAGGATTAATGCCAAACCCAAAAACAGGAACAGTTACTTTAGATGTTAAGAAGGCTGTAGAAGAAATTAAAAAAGGTAAAGTTGAATATAGAACTGATAAAGAAGGAAATATTCATTCAATTTTAGGAAAAGTTTCATTTAAAGAAGAAGATTTAATTAAAAATTACCAAGCCTTATTTGAAGTAATTAAAAAAGCAAAACCAGCAGCTGTTAAAGGAACATATATAAAAAATATATCTGTAACTACAACCATGGGGCCAGGAATTAAAATACTAATGGAAAATTAA
- a CDS encoding glucose PTS transporter subunit IIA: MELKIYAPCNGSTTKLEDLKDGVFSEKLLGDGIVFYPEESMFYSPLEKGTLLQVFDTKHAYFFKSTNFENAILMHIGLDTVKLKGKPFELLSKEKKNVNKKSSIVKVDLEYIKKENISIATPITISGEYQYELKDLNIGEVKKGDLLYTIVFEKTNVEEIKNNATSIVEFKSKYLLAAEQFLVDIGGESNYKDVYNCMTRLRFSIIDKAKVDTKNISKNKLVKGVVWNGLELQIIIGGECYKVKDEILNLKNKVSNIVVSKDKILKPPLSRRMLGVVTGIMAPNVPIILASGILSALYALLAATKAIDTSNDANMFSTIMKILSKTGLLLVGIFFCMNTIKYLGGNILLGALLGLILVSRFYFQTGTSDSDLYKFGTYIQDKNYHISGWYLFSIGDFPVAVKSYEGSILPFIFVGFLGFYVDKWIKTWMPSTIDVVFRYPLVIIITIVPTLFGLGPILSLIEIGVAKAIGFIEKWPIGLGVGIFALIIQPLVIMGVHVAVYVTLQVPLLSGDPTAASLILPGGQAAVWGQIGAAIGVLIMTKNWNFKSVILGTLPSAAFGITETILYGVNIPKGRPFAIGCVAGAVGGIVMGSLGAKLRRLVGDGILYPMGLDGLDQLWFVIGSLVSLITAILLTVFLYRERIDEKRYAIKISSKVKRFITNIFVDAKNKYNKNLDSLNKEFISCKKEFNDYEKYLQKITKIENRLLKLEQKEEIKRKKLFEAIKRLESKTSQSSIDKKNDLISLYNQFSLEKEKLKLNLEKQEITNTNKLVIKTYQEKIKDLDSKVANTISILEKETNLQYLNNFKNGYWNATHTVDISYGYEDMRLYGFSKSEKKEIKNLKLQGVK, encoded by the coding sequence ATGGAGTTAAAAATTTATGCACCATGTAATGGATCTACAACAAAATTAGAAGACTTAAAAGATGGAGTCTTTTCAGAAAAACTACTTGGTGATGGTATAGTTTTTTATCCTGAAGAAAGTATGTTTTATTCACCTTTAGAAAAAGGAACTTTATTACAAGTGTTTGATACTAAACACGCATACTTTTTTAAAAGCACTAATTTTGAAAATGCTATATTAATGCATATAGGATTAGATACAGTGAAATTAAAAGGTAAACCGTTCGAACTACTTTCTAAAGAAAAAAAAAATGTAAATAAAAAATCATCTATAGTTAAAGTTGATTTAGAGTATATAAAAAAAGAAAATATAAGTATTGCAACACCAATTACTATTAGTGGTGAATATCAATATGAATTAAAAGATTTAAATATAGGAGAAGTAAAAAAAGGTGATCTTTTATATACCATTGTTTTTGAAAAAACAAATGTAGAAGAAATAAAAAATAATGCAACTTCTATTGTTGAATTTAAATCAAAATACTTACTAGCTGCAGAACAGTTTTTAGTAGATATTGGTGGAGAATCAAACTACAAAGATGTTTATAATTGTATGACTAGACTTCGTTTTTCAATTATTGATAAAGCAAAAGTTGATACAAAAAATATATCAAAAAATAAACTTGTAAAAGGAGTTGTATGAAATGGACTTGAACTTCAAATCATAATTGGAGGAGAGTGTTATAAAGTTAAAGATGAAATTTTGAACTTAAAAAATAAAGTTTCAAACATAGTTGTATCAAAAGACAAAATATTAAAACCACCTTTATCAAGAAGAATGCTTGGAGTTGTGACCGGGATAATGGCACCAAACGTTCCTATAATTTTAGCATCAGGAATTTTATCAGCACTTTATGCCTTGCTTGCAGCAACAAAAGCTATTGATACTTCTAATGATGCGAATATGTTTTCAACAATTATGAAAATTTTAAGTAAAACAGGACTATTGTTAGTCGGAATTTTCTTTTGTATGAACACAATTAAATATTTAGGTGGAAACATTTTACTAGGAGCCTTATTAGGCCTAATATTAGTTTCAAGATTTTATTTTCAAACAGGAACATCAGATTCGGATTTATATAAATTTGGAACTTATATTCAAGATAAAAATTATCATATTTCTGGATGATATTTATTTAGTATTGGAGATTTTCCAGTAGCAGTTAAATCTTATGAAGGTTCAATCTTACCATTTATCTTTGTAGGGTTCTTAGGATTTTATGTTGATAAATGAATTAAAACATGAATGCCTTCAACAATTGATGTTGTATTTAGATATCCTTTAGTAATTATTATTACTATTGTTCCAACATTATTTGGGTTAGGACCAATTTTATCCTTAATTGAAATTGGAGTTGCCAAAGCAATTGGGTTTATTGAAAAATGACCAATTGGATTAGGAGTTGGAATCTTTGCTTTAATAATTCAACCTCTTGTTATTATGGGAGTTCACGTTGCGGTTTATGTAACTTTACAAGTTCCTTTATTGTCAGGAGACCCAACAGCTGCTAGTTTAATCTTACCTGGAGGTCAAGCAGCGGTTTGAGGACAAATTGGTGCTGCAATTGGAGTATTAATCATGACAAAAAACTGAAATTTTAAATCCGTCATACTTGGTACACTTCCAAGTGCAGCATTTGGTATAACAGAAACAATTCTTTATGGTGTTAACATTCCAAAAGGAAGACCATTTGCAATTGGTTGTGTTGCTGGTGCAGTTGGTGGAATTGTAATGGGTTCACTTGGTGCAAAACTTAGAAGACTTGTTGGAGATGGAATTTTATATCCAATGGGATTAGATGGATTAGATCAATTATGATTTGTAATTGGATCTCTAGTAAGTTTAATAACAGCAATTTTATTAACAGTATTCTTATATAGAGAAAGAATTGATGAAAAAAGATATGCAATTAAAATATCTTCAAAAGTAAAAAGATTTATTACAAATATTTTTGTAGATGCAAAAAATAAATATAATAAAAATCTTGACAGTTTAAATAAAGAGTTTATAAGTTGTAAAAAAGAATTTAATGATTATGAAAAATACTTACAAAAAATTACAAAAATAGAAAATAGACTTTTAAAACTAGAGCAAAAAGAAGAAATAAAAAGAAAAAAACTTTTTGAAGCTATTAAAAGACTTGAATCAAAAACATCACAATCTTCAATTGATAAAAAAAATGATTTAATTAGTTTGTATAATCAATTTTCATTAGAAAAAGAAAAACTAAAACTAAATTTAGAAAAACAAGAAATAACAAATACAAATAAACTTGTAATAAAAACTTATCAAGAAAAAATAAAAGACTTAGATAGTAAAGTAGCAAACACAATTAGTATTTTAGAAAAAGAAACTAATCTTCAATATTTAAATAATTTTAAAAACGGATATTGAAATGCAACTCATACAGTTGATATTTCATATGGTTATGAAGATATGAGATTATATGGATTTAGTAAAAGTGAAAAAAAAGAAATAAAAAATTTAAAACTGCAAGGAGTTAAATAA